In one Oscillospiraceae bacterium genomic region, the following are encoded:
- the sdaR gene encoding CdaR family transcriptional regulator: protein MEITPILAGRLVKKLEATQPYDVVVINAEGTVVGASDPCVVGKRHTDASQRIGEYRSQYGETLVRKGRPVKERGNGRCLFVRNQLVGAVGLSGKEEQVTPYLEMAKTIAEMLLEREFDIQAETIRNASQAQILMRLLSCHSDRARLREALSAHHIDPGIPRTILAVKFSPLSGPATPQSLRSAGPLFNNALGNILPLFERRFTFNGDLFFPDADNAAVLVLCADRGHTPAQYEKKLTELCDLIIEDARDNYRLEAKAVIGRRCCCMEDYSDQYHQMVESLRMGERMFPQLSILSGKSLILGNITAYLPEEVKRHIVRHTFHSILDDPQYSLYMETLDAYFKNNMNMGETAQSLYIHRNTLQHRFKRIEELTGYCVYQLEDLLTLRLAYLLYETVSL, encoded by the coding sequence ATGGAGATAACGCCCATTCTCGCGGGCCGGCTGGTGAAAAAGCTGGAGGCGACCCAGCCCTACGACGTGGTCGTCATCAACGCGGAGGGCACCGTGGTCGGCGCCAGCGACCCCTGCGTGGTGGGGAAGCGCCATACAGACGCGTCCCAGCGCATCGGCGAGTACCGCAGCCAGTACGGGGAGACGCTGGTGCGCAAGGGACGCCCCGTCAAGGAGCGGGGCAATGGCCGCTGCCTCTTTGTGCGCAACCAGCTGGTGGGTGCGGTGGGCCTGTCCGGGAAGGAGGAGCAGGTGACCCCCTACCTGGAGATGGCCAAGACCATCGCGGAGATGCTGCTGGAGCGGGAGTTCGACATCCAGGCGGAGACCATCCGCAACGCGTCCCAGGCCCAGATCCTGATGCGCCTGCTCTCCTGCCACTCCGACAGGGCCAGGCTGCGGGAGGCCCTGAGCGCCCACCACATCGACCCCGGGATCCCGCGCACAATTCTGGCCGTCAAGTTCTCGCCCCTCTCGGGCCCGGCCACGCCCCAGAGCCTGCGCAGCGCCGGGCCGCTGTTCAACAACGCCCTGGGCAACATCCTGCCCCTGTTCGAGCGGCGCTTTACCTTCAACGGGGACCTGTTTTTCCCGGACGCGGACAACGCCGCCGTCCTCGTGCTCTGCGCGGACAGGGGCCACACCCCCGCCCAGTACGAGAAGAAGCTCACGGAGCTGTGCGACCTCATCATCGAGGACGCCCGGGACAACTACCGCCTGGAGGCCAAAGCGGTGATCGGCAGGCGCTGCTGCTGTATGGAGGACTACTCCGACCAGTACCACCAGATGGTGGAGAGCCTGAGGATGGGGGAGCGCATGTTCCCGCAGCTGTCGATCCTCTCGGGAAAATCCCTCATCCTCGGCAATATCACGGCCTACCTTCCGGAGGAGGTCAAGCGGCACATCGTCCGGCACACCTTCCACAGCATCCTGGACGACCCCCAGTACAGCCTGTACATGGAGACGCTGGACGCCTACTTCAAGAACAATATGAACATGGGCGAGACGGCCCAGAGCCTCTATATACACCGCAATACCCTGCAGCACCGCTTCAAACGCATCGAGGAGCTGACAGGGTATTGTGTGTACCAGCTGGAGGACCTGCTCACGCTGCGGCTTGCGTACCTGCTGTATGAGACGGTGAGCCTGTAG
- a CDS encoding oligoendopeptidase F → MEQWKFSELPYTRPDFEAVKARLVAAEQAVRKAGSYAEVRRAILACDAGDRELATLVTLVHIRHTLDTADAFYEQEEEYLGDAQIAVTPLLLAVYRAIADSPFRADVEAEFGKQYFVQMDIQERRFCEANIPLMQRESKLKNEYQKIMAAAAIEFDGQTLNLYGIRKYFEAEDRAVRAAAFRAYSDFYRAHEARLEEIWDELIAIRNEMGRNLGYENFVPLGYLQQRRVDYGQAEVAAFREQVRTVLVPLCEKLYAAQARRLGLDRLLACDEKQVFPDGNAVPIGGEDVLVEAARRMYHAISPETGEFIDFMIDHQLMDLQNRPGKAAAGYMTSLPSLAAPFVFSCFNGTIGDVQVLTHELGHAFAGYMTMRSQPLKDFFSKSTDISEIHSMAMEQFAYPYAEWFFGDQAEKFRFAHLQEALTFVPFGVAIDEFQHICYSRPELTPRERTYEWHKLEQKYMPWRRYEDDEFMERGGYWYHKLHIFLYPFYYINYTLTTIGALEFKQKMAQAPEDAWQDYLRLCRLGGSRGYLDTLRCANLSSPFDEGAVARATAYAGEILLRELETQGCL, encoded by the coding sequence ATGGAGCAATGGAAGTTTTCAGAGCTGCCCTACACCCGGCCTGACTTCGAGGCCGTCAAGGCCCGCCTTGTAGCGGCGGAGCAGGCGGTGCGTAAGGCCGGGAGCTATGCCGAGGTGCGGCGGGCCATCCTGGCGTGCGACGCCGGGGACCGGGAGCTGGCTACCCTGGTCACCCTCGTCCATATCCGCCACACGCTGGACACCGCGGACGCCTTCTACGAGCAGGAGGAGGAATACCTCGGCGACGCCCAAATCGCCGTCACGCCGCTGCTGCTGGCCGTGTACCGGGCCATCGCGGACAGCCCCTTCCGCGCCGACGTGGAGGCTGAGTTCGGCAAGCAGTATTTTGTACAGATGGACATCCAGGAGCGCCGCTTTTGCGAGGCCAATATCCCCCTGATGCAGCGGGAGAGCAAGCTCAAGAACGAGTACCAGAAGATCATGGCCGCCGCCGCCATCGAGTTTGACGGTCAAACGCTGAACCTCTACGGGATCCGCAAGTATTTCGAGGCGGAGGACCGCGCCGTACGCGCCGCCGCCTTCCGGGCCTACTCGGACTTCTACCGCGCCCACGAGGCGCGCCTGGAGGAGATCTGGGACGAGCTTATTGCCATCCGCAACGAGATGGGCCGCAACCTCGGCTATGAGAATTTTGTGCCCCTGGGCTATCTCCAGCAGCGGCGCGTGGACTACGGCCAGGCGGAGGTGGCGGCCTTCCGTGAGCAGGTGCGCACCGTTCTGGTGCCCCTGTGCGAAAAGCTGTACGCCGCCCAGGCCCGGCGGCTGGGCCTGGACCGTCTGCTGGCCTGCGACGAAAAGCAGGTGTTCCCCGACGGCAACGCCGTCCCCATCGGCGGGGAGGACGTGCTCGTTGAGGCGGCCCGGAGGATGTACCACGCCATCAGCCCCGAGACCGGGGAATTTATCGACTTTATGATTGACCATCAGCTCATGGATCTCCAAAACAGGCCAGGCAAGGCCGCCGCCGGTTATATGACCAGCCTGCCCAGTCTGGCGGCCCCCTTCGTCTTCTCCTGCTTCAACGGCACCATCGGGGACGTGCAGGTGCTGACCCACGAGCTGGGCCACGCCTTTGCGGGCTATATGACCATGCGCAGCCAGCCCCTGAAGGACTTCTTCTCCAAGTCCACCGACATCTCGGAGATCCACTCCATGGCCATGGAGCAGTTCGCTTACCCCTACGCGGAGTGGTTCTTCGGGGATCAGGCGGAAAAATTCCGCTTCGCCCACCTCCAAGAGGCGCTTACCTTCGTGCCCTTCGGCGTGGCCATCGACGAATTTCAGCATATCTGCTACAGCCGCCCCGAGCTGACGCCAAGGGAGCGCACCTACGAGTGGCACAAGCTGGAGCAGAAGTACATGCCCTGGCGGCGGTACGAGGACGACGAGTTCATGGAGCGCGGCGGCTACTGGTACCACAAGCTCCACATCTTCCTCTACCCCTTCTACTATATCAACTACACTCTGACCACCATAGGCGCCCTGGAGTTCAAGCAGAAGATGGCGCAGGCGCCGGAGGATGCCTGGCAGGACTACCTCCGTCTGTGCCGGCTGGGCGGCAGCAGAGGCTATCTGGACACTCTGCGCTGTGCAAACCTCTCCAGCCCCTTCGACGAGGGGGCCGTGGCCCGCGCCACCGCCTACGCCGGGGAGATCCTGCTCAGGGAGCTGGAGACACAGGGCTGCCTGTAA
- a CDS encoding maleate cis-trans isomerase: MPYGTLGRLAVVSPAPGVNVNTQLHRNLHPDIGIAGVPVDYDAVTCEGIQAMSARTVEAVKLFKKTYSPDMVFFACTTGSLIGGDGYDRRIAAELREAAGARHASTTTTAVLRALERLRARRLTIVTPYPDEVNERERVYFEHLGYTVDEIAGLGHKDPKLVPRTRPEEIYALAKKCWKPTSEALFVSCTGLCILEVIPGLEEELGVPLVTSNQASVWEIGEFFGHHSPGAAGRLGRLFQAAPGGKQEVSA; encoded by the coding sequence ATGCCCTATGGAACGCTGGGGCGGCTGGCCGTGGTCAGCCCCGCCCCCGGAGTGAACGTGAACACCCAGCTGCACCGCAACCTCCACCCCGACATCGGCATCGCCGGCGTCCCCGTGGACTACGACGCCGTCACCTGCGAGGGCATCCAGGCCATGAGCGCGCGCACGGTGGAGGCGGTGAAGCTCTTCAAAAAGACCTACAGCCCCGACATGGTCTTCTTCGCCTGCACCACCGGCAGCCTCATCGGCGGGGACGGGTACGACCGGCGCATCGCCGCCGAGCTGCGGGAGGCCGCGGGGGCCCGCCACGCCTCCACCACCACCACGGCGGTGCTCCGGGCGCTGGAGCGGCTCCGGGCCCGCCGCCTGACCATCGTCACGCCCTACCCCGACGAGGTCAACGAACGGGAGCGAGTCTATTTCGAGCACCTGGGCTACACCGTGGACGAAATCGCGGGGCTGGGCCACAAGGACCCCAAGCTGGTGCCCAGGACCAGGCCCGAGGAGATCTACGCCCTGGCCAAGAAGTGCTGGAAGCCCACCAGCGAGGCCCTCTTCGTCAGCTGCACCGGGCTGTGCATCCTGGAGGTCATCCCCGGCCTGGAGGAGGAGCTGGGTGTGCCCCTGGTCACCAGCAACCAGGCCTCTGTCTGGGAGATCGGCGAGTTCTTCGGCCACCACAGCCCCGGCGCCGCCGGGCGGCTGGGCAGGCTTTTTCAGGCCGCGCCCGGCGGGAAACAGGAGGTGAGCGCATGA
- a CDS encoding formate dehydrogenase, with product MATLEQRLAAKIPGADTGITIKKTVCDICAPDHHCGIDAYVKDGRVLKVEGSPDHPYSRGSLCTKGLCSRQYIYREDRIRTPMKRVGPRGSGQLEPISWDEAYRTIARRLNGAKAEYGPHSVAFFAGHGKWFRPMMQRFAYDFGSVNYGSDCSVCNLSLIFARILSAGCNFRADLTHANTFLGWAFGGYYSGYRDVQEVQQLKARGGKVIIVDTRVTPASKNLADLFLQIRPGTDGALAHAFAKVIIDHGWIDRDFVREHTHGFGAYRDYVQQFDLETASRITGAPAQLIYEAAKLYATNGPACINEACFNMAHNFNGQQNYRAVTGLNALTGNFDRAGGALPCGGTYNMRDAGFPTREGAFSSANRPSHPRIGEGRFPIWDLFWLEYQAVTLFGHILDPGDYPVKALFASGLNVRMLPDTDQTLRALEALDFFVDVDLFMTQATRYADIVLPACTSFERGELKVYPGGYAMMTKPVIQPLYESKNDVQIFSELLPYLGLRDELLERGYDACIDWILEGTGLTAEGLRAADGCVKVAAAREYVPGSYVAGGMKTPSGKWEFQSNIIAKFTASHHLEPLATYVDCFADDENPEFAARYPYLLTTGTRIPNSIHSRLHEVPWARSLRPQPLLELSPSDARALGIGQGDPVEVESPYGRLSLHAKISGKIQAGNVQLVHGYRACDSSRLMSPRHLDPYSGFPCYRSNRCTVRKAEG from the coding sequence ATGGCAACGCTTGAGCAAAGGCTTGCGGCCAAAATTCCCGGCGCGGACACCGGGATCACCATAAAAAAGACGGTCTGCGACATCTGCGCCCCGGACCACCACTGCGGCATCGACGCCTATGTCAAGGACGGGAGGGTCCTCAAGGTGGAGGGCTCGCCCGACCACCCCTACAGCCGGGGCAGCCTGTGCACCAAGGGCCTGTGCAGCCGCCAGTACATCTACCGGGAGGACCGAATCCGCACCCCCATGAAGCGGGTGGGCCCCCGGGGCTCCGGGCAGCTGGAGCCCATCTCCTGGGACGAGGCCTACCGCACCATCGCACGGCGCCTGAACGGGGCGAAGGCCGAGTACGGCCCCCACAGCGTGGCCTTCTTCGCCGGGCACGGCAAGTGGTTCCGTCCCATGATGCAGCGCTTTGCCTATGACTTCGGCTCGGTCAACTACGGCTCCGACTGCAGCGTGTGCAACCTGTCCCTCATCTTTGCCCGCATCCTCAGCGCGGGGTGCAATTTCAGGGCCGACCTGACCCACGCCAATACCTTCCTGGGCTGGGCCTTCGGCGGCTACTACTCCGGCTACCGCGACGTGCAGGAGGTACAGCAGCTCAAGGCCCGCGGCGGCAAGGTGATCATCGTCGACACCCGTGTGACCCCCGCCTCCAAAAACCTGGCGGATCTGTTCCTCCAGATTAGGCCCGGGACGGACGGCGCGCTGGCCCACGCCTTCGCCAAGGTGATCATCGACCACGGCTGGATCGACCGCGATTTTGTGCGGGAGCACACCCACGGCTTCGGGGCCTACCGGGACTACGTCCAGCAGTTCGACCTGGAGACGGCCAGCCGCATCACGGGGGCCCCCGCCCAGCTCATCTACGAGGCCGCAAAGCTCTACGCCACCAACGGGCCCGCCTGTATCAACGAGGCCTGCTTCAACATGGCGCACAACTTCAACGGCCAGCAGAACTACCGCGCCGTCACGGGGCTGAACGCGCTGACCGGGAACTTCGACCGCGCGGGCGGCGCCCTGCCCTGCGGCGGCACCTACAACATGCGCGATGCCGGCTTTCCCACCCGGGAGGGGGCGTTCAGCTCTGCCAACCGGCCCAGCCACCCCCGCATCGGGGAGGGGCGCTTCCCGATCTGGGATCTGTTCTGGCTGGAGTACCAGGCGGTCACCCTCTTCGGGCACATCCTCGACCCCGGGGACTACCCCGTCAAGGCCCTCTTCGCCTCGGGGCTCAACGTGCGTATGCTGCCGGACACGGACCAGACGCTGCGTGCGCTGGAGGCGCTGGACTTCTTTGTGGATGTCGACCTCTTTATGACGCAGGCCACCCGCTACGCGGACATCGTGCTGCCCGCCTGCACCTCCTTTGAGCGGGGCGAGCTGAAGGTCTACCCCGGCGGGTACGCCATGATGACCAAGCCCGTCATCCAGCCCCTGTACGAGTCCAAAAACGACGTGCAGATCTTCTCGGAGCTGCTGCCCTACCTGGGCCTGCGGGACGAGCTGCTGGAGCGGGGCTACGACGCCTGCATCGACTGGATCCTGGAGGGGACGGGCCTCACCGCCGAGGGCCTGCGGGCGGCGGACGGCTGCGTGAAGGTGGCGGCCGCCCGGGAGTACGTGCCGGGCAGCTACGTGGCCGGCGGAATGAAGACCCCCTCCGGCAAGTGGGAGTTCCAGTCCAACATCATCGCAAAATTCACCGCCTCCCATCATCTGGAGCCCCTGGCCACCTACGTGGACTGCTTTGCGGACGACGAAAACCCGGAGTTCGCCGCGCGCTACCCCTATCTCCTGACCACCGGCACCCGGATCCCCAACAGCATCCATTCCCGCCTGCACGAGGTGCCCTGGGCCCGCAGCCTGCGCCCCCAGCCCCTGCTGGAGCTGAGCCCCTCGGACGCCCGGGCGCTGGGCATCGGGCAGGGGGACCCCGTGGAGGTGGAGAGCCCCTACGGCAGGCTCTCGCTCCACGCCAAGATCAGCGGGAAAATCCAGGCGGGTAACGTCCAGCTCGTCCACGGCTACCGGGCGTGCGACTCCAGCCGCCTGATGAGCCCCCGGCACCTGGACCCCTACTCCGGGTTCCCCTGCTACCGCTCCAACCGCTGTACCGTCAGAAAGGCCGAGGGATAG
- a CDS encoding 2-methylcitrate dehydratase, translating to MTEYTKGLAKYIAGVRYEDIPAEVIDRAKKLTMHCVGATLAAVPSPSVRYALSTARDTVGEQAELMSTAWGQSGKMPMNGAIFVNSTGADTLDWEDCSWTGHPTAGFVPVGMAVAEALGKPGRDYLTAIISGFEIYQRVAGHIQPDPDFDIVKNGWGLCSWQIWACSMPAGKLLACDEEQFNLLMGATACETPVIDTIIHKQMSDFYHLQFGFTGMNGTMLARMAKRGELDNMYDIFDIEGGYAYMMQRGDNAGWLDRNLGTEYMFNEILFKHWPANMWIQTPLDCLDKLQKEHGFAAGDIEAIHITPGFQFRDGYRPEGYRSVKDGQFSIPYCLAAFLLRGEPGPGWFDEDKLADPGLLDLAGRIHLDRETVLPLKHCFNIFTGGSFPKVDMTITLKDGTLIRGGLQFPKGHPRNPFDWEDCEKTFRIGARVAGLSPERTEAFIALCKDLEHLDNVAALAECLAR from the coding sequence TTGACCGAGTATACCAAGGGGCTTGCAAAATACATCGCCGGGGTGCGCTACGAGGACATCCCCGCCGAGGTCATCGACCGGGCCAAAAAGCTGACCATGCACTGTGTGGGCGCCACCCTGGCCGCCGTCCCCTCCCCCAGCGTGCGCTACGCCCTCTCCACCGCCCGGGACACCGTGGGCGAACAGGCCGAGCTGATGTCCACCGCCTGGGGCCAGAGCGGGAAGATGCCTATGAACGGCGCCATCTTCGTCAACTCCACCGGGGCGGATACCCTGGACTGGGAGGACTGCTCCTGGACGGGCCACCCCACCGCGGGCTTTGTCCCTGTGGGTATGGCCGTGGCCGAGGCCCTGGGGAAGCCCGGCAGGGACTACCTCACCGCCATCATCAGCGGCTTTGAGATCTACCAGCGGGTGGCCGGGCATATCCAGCCCGACCCCGACTTCGACATCGTCAAGAACGGCTGGGGCCTGTGCTCCTGGCAGATCTGGGCCTGCTCCATGCCCGCCGGCAAGCTGCTGGCGTGCGACGAGGAGCAGTTCAACCTGCTCATGGGGGCCACCGCCTGCGAGACCCCCGTCATCGACACCATCATCCACAAGCAGATGTCCGACTTCTACCACCTGCAGTTCGGCTTTACCGGCATGAACGGCACCATGCTGGCCCGGATGGCCAAGCGGGGTGAGCTGGACAATATGTACGACATCTTCGACATTGAGGGCGGCTACGCCTACATGATGCAGCGGGGCGACAACGCGGGCTGGCTGGACCGGAACCTGGGCACCGAGTACATGTTCAATGAGATCCTCTTCAAGCATTGGCCCGCCAACATGTGGATCCAGACCCCTCTGGACTGCCTGGACAAGCTGCAAAAGGAGCACGGCTTCGCCGCCGGGGACATCGAGGCCATCCACATCACGCCCGGCTTCCAGTTCCGGGACGGCTACCGCCCCGAGGGCTACCGCAGCGTCAAGGACGGCCAGTTCTCCATCCCCTACTGCCTGGCCGCCTTCCTGCTGCGGGGCGAGCCCGGCCCCGGCTGGTTCGACGAGGACAAGCTGGCCGACCCCGGCCTGCTGGATCTGGCCGGCCGGATCCACCTGGACCGGGAGACCGTCCTGCCGTTAAAGCACTGCTTCAACATCTTCACCGGCGGCTCCTTCCCCAAGGTGGACATGACCATCACCCTCAAGGACGGCACGCTCATCCGGGGCGGGCTGCAATTCCCCAAGGGCCATCCCCGCAACCCCTTCGACTGGGAGGACTGCGAAAAGACCTTCCGCATCGGCGCCAGGGTGGCCGGGCTGAGCCCGGAGCGCACCGAGGCCTTCATCGCCCTGTGCAAGGATCTGGAGCACCTGGACAACGTGGCCGCGCTGGCCGAGTGCTTGGCGCGCTAG
- a CDS encoding dimethylsulfoxide reductase, chain B: MKYTILYYPEQCCACGACSVACMDQNDIDVSAGQSPYRRVCEYEPPREAPGTCDYLSISCRHCADAPCVVGCPTGCLQKDPATGMTVAARGKCIGCHSCAMACPFGIPRFDGVDGKIVKCDGCSVRLESGLQPACVRACAFGALKCVDEDAFQALEREQALTAMLKAVNHL; this comes from the coding sequence ATGAAATATACCATTCTTTATTACCCCGAGCAGTGCTGCGCCTGCGGCGCCTGCAGCGTCGCCTGTATGGATCAGAACGACATCGACGTGTCGGCGGGACAGAGCCCCTACCGCCGGGTCTGCGAGTACGAGCCCCCCCGGGAGGCGCCCGGCACGTGCGACTACCTGTCCATCTCCTGCCGCCACTGCGCCGACGCCCCCTGTGTGGTAGGCTGCCCCACGGGCTGCCTGCAAAAGGACCCCGCCACCGGCATGACCGTGGCGGCGCGCGGCAAATGCATCGGCTGCCACAGCTGCGCCATGGCCTGCCCCTTTGGGATCCCCCGTTTTGACGGGGTTGACGGGAAGATCGTCAAATGCGACGGCTGCTCCGTGCGGCTGGAGAGCGGCCTCCAGCCCGCCTGTGTCCGGGCCTGCGCCTTCGGCGCGCTTAAATGCGTGGACGAGGATGCATTCCAGGCGCTGGAGCGGGAGCAGGCCCTGACCGCCATGCTCAAGGCCGTCAACCACCTCTAG
- a CDS encoding octopine dehydrogenase has product MKKIAIVGAGGTGHTLAAELSLRGHEVRLCDGEAYRAVLEQSAALGEISLTGSMGEGTAKIHLITTDVARALEGAELVICCTVANRDQEAAELIAPHLRPDSVVLLSSGGLGTLVYRRVFDARGLDGVVVGESCGNIFPCRLLKPGLCRIGLPYTKKKVAALPYCDTPRLIEAFRGVYEFEAANSILDTALNGPNLIGHIVLTLLNAGAIETATEPYYVFQQGVCRSAMNLADAMFEEKKQVMDALGLPAGASSSGTYRKYLDPQVHEYDSFKLLAGPDAVTNRYITEDTPTLVCLFISVAGALDIDVPLFRSMERIASAVNRDDYYAGGRTLANLGLGHLHGRDALLDFFRNRR; this is encoded by the coding sequence ATGAAAAAAATCGCGATTGTCGGGGCCGGCGGGACCGGCCACACCCTGGCCGCCGAGCTCTCCCTCCGGGGCCATGAGGTCCGCCTGTGCGACGGCGAGGCCTACCGCGCCGTCCTGGAGCAGTCCGCCGCCCTGGGGGAGATCTCCCTCACGGGCAGCATGGGCGAGGGGACGGCCAAAATCCACCTGATCACCACCGACGTGGCCCGCGCCCTGGAGGGCGCGGAGCTGGTGATCTGCTGCACCGTCGCCAACCGGGATCAGGAGGCGGCGGAGCTCATCGCCCCCCACCTGCGCCCGGACAGCGTGGTGCTGCTCAGCTCGGGTGGCCTGGGTACGCTGGTCTACCGCCGGGTGTTTGACGCGCGGGGCCTGGACGGCGTGGTGGTAGGCGAGTCCTGCGGGAACATCTTCCCCTGCCGCCTGCTCAAGCCCGGCCTGTGCCGCATCGGCCTGCCCTACACGAAAAAGAAGGTGGCAGCCCTGCCCTATTGCGACACCCCCAGGCTCATCGAGGCCTTCCGGGGCGTGTACGAGTTCGAGGCGGCGAACAGCATCCTGGACACCGCTCTCAACGGCCCCAACCTCATCGGGCACATCGTGCTCACTCTGCTCAACGCGGGGGCCATCGAGACCGCCACGGAGCCCTACTACGTCTTTCAGCAGGGCGTCTGCCGCAGCGCCATGAACCTGGCCGACGCCATGTTCGAGGAAAAGAAGCAGGTCATGGACGCGCTGGGCCTGCCCGCCGGGGCCTCCTCCTCCGGCACCTACCGCAAATACCTGGACCCCCAGGTCCACGAGTACGACAGCTTCAAGCTCCTGGCCGGGCCCGACGCGGTGACCAACCGCTACATCACCGAGGACACCCCCACCCTGGTGTGCCTGTTCATCTCGGTGGCCGGGGCACTGGACATCGACGTGCCCCTGTTCCGGTCCATGGAGCGCATCGCCTCGGCGGTCAACCGGGACGACTACTACGCAGGCGGCCGCACCCTGGCCAACCTGGGCCTGGGCCATCTGCACGGCAGGGACGCGCTGCTGGACTTCTTCAGGAATCGGCGCTGA
- a CDS encoding NADH oxidase has protein sequence MCKYAVIGFGCAGYHAAKALRERAPDSRIDVYSDTGEAPANPMLTTYYVAGKIGREAQFPLGAREDIVRALGLRLFIHTPVKRVWARDCGVELEDGRREVYDAIVLATGSQALVPPIPGRPEQDVFVMRTPTDADRLLARIGQGVSSALVIGASWVGVKVAEALYAHRVPTVIADMAPRIFPTAVLPGPAEIIRARLDKLGVGLKLGCGIQAMRREADGIVSVFQDGSEVKSEIVALCLGVRPAVGCLDKDEVAIGRGIRVNRRMETSAPRIYAAGDCCEAQEVATGQVMPVSLWANAVLQGRIAGCNAAGGREEYQGNFIHNVTHFLGMDFIGLGDNRAQGEALTYISPEGWRLDMVCREGRPVCVNLLDNHGLSGPLKALLLKQPCGPPGRLGTEAAATLSAAGLPEHIIEILEGGDYGNA, from the coding sequence ATGTGCAAATACGCGGTTATAGGGTTTGGCTGCGCGGGCTACCACGCCGCCAAGGCGCTGCGTGAGCGCGCCCCGGACAGCCGGATCGACGTCTACTCCGACACCGGCGAGGCCCCCGCCAATCCCATGCTGACCACCTACTACGTGGCCGGGAAGATCGGCCGCGAGGCCCAGTTCCCCCTGGGCGCGCGGGAGGACATCGTCCGCGCGCTGGGGCTGCGCCTGTTCATCCATACTCCCGTCAAGCGGGTGTGGGCCAGGGACTGCGGCGTGGAGCTGGAGGACGGGCGGCGGGAGGTCTACGACGCCATTGTCCTGGCTACCGGCTCCCAGGCCCTGGTCCCCCCCATCCCCGGCCGCCCGGAGCAGGACGTGTTCGTCATGCGCACACCGACGGACGCGGACCGGCTGCTGGCGCGGATTGGGCAGGGGGTCTCCTCCGCGCTGGTCATCGGGGCCTCCTGGGTAGGAGTTAAGGTGGCGGAGGCCCTCTACGCCCACCGCGTACCCACCGTTATCGCGGACATGGCCCCCCGGATCTTCCCCACGGCGGTGCTGCCCGGCCCCGCGGAGATCATCCGCGCCCGCCTGGACAAGCTGGGCGTGGGCCTGAAGCTGGGGTGCGGCATCCAGGCCATGCGGCGTGAGGCGGACGGCATCGTCTCCGTCTTCCAGGACGGGAGCGAAGTCAAAAGCGAAATCGTGGCCCTCTGCCTGGGCGTGCGGCCCGCCGTGGGCTGCCTGGATAAGGACGAGGTCGCCATCGGCCGGGGCATCCGGGTGAACCGCAGGATGGAGACCAGCGCCCCCCGCATCTATGCGGCGGGGGACTGCTGCGAGGCGCAGGAGGTGGCGACCGGGCAGGTCATGCCTGTCAGCCTGTGGGCCAACGCCGTGCTCCAGGGGCGGATCGCCGGGTGCAACGCGGCGGGCGGCCGGGAGGAGTACCAGGGCAATTTCATCCACAACGTCACCCATTTCCTGGGCATGGATTTCATCGGCCTGGGGGACAACCGTGCCCAGGGCGAGGCGCTCACCTACATCTCGCCGGAGGGCTGGCGGCTGGACATGGTCTGCCGGGAGGGCAGGCCCGTGTGCGTCAACCTGCTGGACAACCACGGCCTGTCCGGCCCGCTCAAGGCCCTGCTGCTCAAGCAGCCGTGCGGCCCGCCGGGCAGGCTGGGGACGGAGGCCGCCGCCACGCTCAGCGCGGCGGGTCTGCCGGAGCACATCATCGAAATACTGGAAGGGGGAGACTATGGCAACGCTTGA